Below is a window of bacterium DNA.
ATAACTACCTTATTTATATCAAGATTAGTCTGACTATTACCAATAGCGCTAATGATCCTTCCCCAATTAAGATCTTCACCAAAAAAGGCAGTCTTGACTAAAGGAGAATTAGCTACCGCAAAAGCAACTTTTTTAGCTTGAGAAGCACTCTTAGCATTTACCACCTGAATTTGGATTAATTTAGTAGCTCCTTCTCCATCTTTTACAATCATTAAAGCTAAGTTAAGAAGAACTTCTCTTAAGGTATCTTGAAACTTATAAAAATCTTGATCTTTTTTAGTTATTCTTTTATTACCTGCTAAGCCATTGGCTAAGATAACCACCATATCATTAGGACTAGTATCTCCATCTATGGTAATTAAATTTAAAGTTTTATCGGTGCTGCTTTTTAAGGCTTCTTTTAGTAATTGATAATTGATAGATATATCCGTGGTAATAAAGGTTAAAGTAGTAGCTAACTTGGGATGAATCATTCCTGCTCCTTTACTCATTCCACCTACAGTTACTACTCTTTCTTCTATCTTAAAGCTAAGACTGCATTCTTTAGGCAAGGTATCGGTAGTCATAATGGCTAAGGCTGCCTTAACTCCTCCTTCTTCACTTAGCTCTTTAGATAACACTTTAATACCTTCTTTAATCTTGTCCACGGGTAAGGGAACACCAATAATACCGGTGGAAGCTACCAATACTTCCTCTTTTTTAAGATTTAAACAAGAAGCCGTAGTAGCCGCCATAACTTTAGCATCTTCAATTCCTTTTAAGCCATTACCAGTATTGGCATTGCCGCTATTAATAATAATAGCGGAAGCCCTTTTTTTACTTTTTTGTAAATGTTCCTTAGTAACTACCAAAGGAGCTCCTTTAAGTTTATTGGTTGTATATAAACAAGCAGCGGTGGCTTTTGGTTTAGTGTAGATTAAGGCTAAGTCATAACTTTTTTCCTTAATTCCACAACAAATTCCATTAGCTAAAAATCCTAAAGGAGCAGTAATTCCTTTTTTTAAGTTTCTCATAATTTTTTGTTTGGGTATAGTTATTAAAAGGATAAATTTAAGGCCAATATTTAATTCTTGGCGAATTGCTACCTACTGATATAACTATTTTTTTATTACCACAAAGCTAATTTTTCTTCAAAATCAAACATGATATTCATATTTTGCACAGCTTGACCAGAAGCCCCTTTAATTAAATTATCTAGACATGAAACAATCAAAGCTTTTTTATTATTTACAAAGACACTTAAATCACAAAAGTTGGTATAAATAACATCTTTTATTTGAGGAGATGTATCTTTTAAGAGGCGGACAAAAGGTTCATCTTGATAAAAATCATGGTAAATAGCTAAAAGTTGGTCTTGATTTAAAGAATCTTTTAAATCGACATAGATAGAAGATAAGATGCCTCGATTAATAGGAAGTAAATGAGGAATAAAAGTAATATTGACTTCTTTAAAAGCTAAAAAACTTAATTCTTGTTCTATTTCTGGAGTGTGCCGATGGTTAAACATTTTATAAGCAAAGAAGTTTTCAGAGCAATTTGGAAAGTGAGTGGTATGAGTAGGTGTTCTTCCTGCTCCAGTAACTCCAGATTTAGAATCAATGATGATATTATTTAAGTCTATCTTTTGGTGTTTAATTAAAGGAGCTAAGCCTAAGATAATACTAGTGGGATAACATCCTGGGTTAGCTATTAAAGTTGCTTTTTTAATAAAGTTTCGATATAATTCCGGCAACCCATAAACTGTTTCCCTAACAAGCTGGGGACAAGTGTGTTTGGTTTGATACCACTCTTCATAAATAGAAGTATCTTTTAATCGAAAATCAGCGCTTAAATCAATTACTTTTTTCTTATGCTTTAAAAGCAGATGAGCTATTTCCATAGAGGCTTTATGAGGAAGAGCTAAAAATATTAAATCTGTTTCAAGAATAACTTGTTCTAAATT
It encodes the following:
- the argJ gene encoding bifunctional glutamate N-acetyltransferase/amino-acid acetyltransferase ArgJ, yielding MRNLKKGITAPLGFLANGICCGIKEKSYDLALIYTKPKATAACLYTTNKLKGAPLVVTKEHLQKSKKRASAIIINSGNANTGNGLKGIEDAKVMAATTASCLNLKKEEVLVASTGIIGVPLPVDKIKEGIKVLSKELSEEGGVKAALAIMTTDTLPKECSLSFKIEERVVTVGGMSKGAGMIHPKLATTLTFITTDISINYQLLKEALKSSTDKTLNLITIDGDTSPNDMVVILANGLAGNKRITKKDQDFYKFQDTLREVLLNLALMIVKDGEGATKLIQIQVVNAKSASQAKKVAFAVANSPLVKTAFFGEDLNWGRIISAIGNSQTNLDINKVVIYLGENLLVKDGAKAFSSLDKLKELLKEKEIYLKIDLHQGKEELKVWTTDLSLEYVKINSNYRT
- the argC gene encoding N-acetyl-gamma-glutamyl-phosphate reductase, which produces MLKVGIIGATGYAGEELIKILLHHPQVKITLLQAVVKEDILIQDFFKGLQGKINLLCTNLNLEQVILETDLIFLALPHKASMEIAHLLLKHKKKVIDLSADFRLKDTSIYEEWYQTKHTCPQLVRETVYGLPELYRNFIKKATLIANPGCYPTSIILGLAPLIKHQKIDLNNIIIDSKSGVTGAGRTPTHTTHFPNCSENFFAYKMFNHRHTPEIEQELSFLAFKEVNITFIPHLLPINRGILSSIYVDLKDSLNQDQLLAIYHDFYQDEPFVRLLKDTSPQIKDVIYTNFCDLSVFVNNKKALIVSCLDNLIKGASGQAVQNMNIMFDFEEKLALW